One part of the Aerosakkonema funiforme FACHB-1375 genome encodes these proteins:
- a CDS encoding ABC transporter ATP-binding protein — translation MAESAIIVQDVCFGWAGGETVLKSCSLTVPKGEFWMLLGTNGSGKSTLLRLLAGLLRPQSGEIKIAQPAGFVFQNPDHQLVMPTVGADVAFGLVEENLPLLQVRQRVEEALAAVNLWALQRRPIYALSGGQKQRVAIAGAIARRCEVLLLDEPTALLDPDSQLDLVAQVRRLVNSQGITALWVTHRLDELDYCDGAFLLERGFVVDRGDPKRLKQRLMQVQEII, via the coding sequence ATGGCAGAATCGGCCATCATAGTCCAAGATGTCTGTTTTGGCTGGGCTGGCGGCGAAACGGTTTTAAAGTCCTGCTCTCTGACTGTTCCTAAAGGCGAATTCTGGATGCTTTTGGGTACTAATGGCAGCGGCAAATCAACTTTGCTGAGATTGCTGGCTGGGCTTTTGCGTCCCCAGTCTGGTGAAATTAAGATTGCACAGCCAGCAGGATTCGTCTTCCAAAATCCCGACCATCAATTGGTGATGCCTACAGTTGGAGCTGATGTTGCCTTTGGACTGGTGGAAGAAAACCTTCCCTTGCTCCAAGTTCGCCAGCGGGTGGAAGAAGCGCTCGCAGCTGTGAACTTATGGGCGTTGCAGCGACGCCCAATTTATGCTTTGAGTGGAGGCCAGAAGCAGCGGGTCGCGATCGCCGGTGCGATCGCTCGTCGTTGCGAAGTTTTGCTGCTGGATGAACCCACCGCCCTTCTCGACCCAGACAGTCAGTTAGACTTGGTAGCTCAAGTGCGGCGCTTAGTCAATAGTCAGGGCATAACTGCTTTGTGGGTAACGCACCGCTTAGATGAGTTAGATTACTGCGATGGCGCATTCCTGTTGGAACGGGGTTTTGTTGTAGACCGAGGCGATCCCAAACGCTTAAAACAACGCTTGATGCAAGTTCAGGAAATTATCTGA
- a CDS encoding NYN domain-containing protein gives MTPSSPSAILLVDGYNIIGAWPTLLHERDRNGLEAARWQLIESLIGYTAFQGFGTQIVFDAQYRDTPSTSEVITENLSISFTDFGQTADTFIEKICADLHHELRQFQRRLIVATSDRAQQLTIVGYGAEWMSAQRLAHEVELTAQRIRRKHKPRSQSSSRFLANSLDPKSRQRLAELRNGFR, from the coding sequence ATGACACCCTCCTCGCCGTCAGCTATTTTGCTCGTGGACGGCTACAACATAATTGGCGCTTGGCCGACGCTGCTACACGAGCGCGATCGCAATGGATTAGAGGCAGCCCGCTGGCAACTGATTGAATCTCTAATCGGCTACACCGCTTTTCAAGGTTTCGGTACTCAGATAGTTTTCGACGCCCAGTATCGAGACACTCCCAGTACTAGCGAAGTCATAACGGAGAATTTATCGATTTCCTTCACCGACTTTGGCCAAACAGCAGATACTTTTATCGAGAAAATCTGTGCTGACTTGCACCACGAGCTGCGGCAATTTCAGCGGCGGCTGATTGTAGCGACATCAGACAGAGCCCAACAACTGACGATCGTAGGTTACGGTGCTGAATGGATGTCAGCACAGCGGCTAGCCCACGAAGTAGAGTTAACCGCTCAGCGCATCCGGCGCAAACACAAACCGCGCAGTCAATCATCAAGTCGTTTCTTAGCCAACTCTCTCGATCCTAAATCCAGACAGCGCTTGGCTGAACTGCGAAATGGATTTAGGTGA
- a CDS encoding aminotransferase class V-fold PLP-dependent enzyme produces MKKTNFKPTPSEFEKFWMLDADITFLNHGSFGACPLPVLEAQQRLRQQMEREPLRFFVREYEALLDAARSELAEFIGADASELVFVPNATTGVNAVLRSLKFSKDDELLTTDQEYNACRNVLDFVAAETGARVVVAKVPFPIESPDRIIEAVMEKVRSQTRLVLLDHITSQTGLIFPIQSIVQKLTELGIDTLIDGAHAPGMLALNLHQIGATYYTGNCHKWLCAPKGAAFLYVRRDRQSQIRPMTISHGANSPRTDRSLFQLEFDWMGTDDPTAYLCVPAAIKFMGSLLEGGWPELMARNRALALAARQTLCKALGVSPPCPDETIAAMAVVPLPDAVPHTGKAPLIPLLQDALFKKFGIEVPVVPWPTAPKQLLRISAQIYNTPAQYEYLALAIGQLIEG; encoded by the coding sequence ATGAAAAAAACAAACTTCAAACCTACACCTTCAGAGTTTGAAAAGTTCTGGATGCTTGATGCGGACATCACATTTCTCAATCACGGCTCGTTTGGTGCCTGTCCGCTGCCTGTGTTGGAGGCGCAACAGCGCCTGCGACAGCAGATGGAAAGAGAGCCGCTGCGCTTTTTCGTGCGGGAATATGAAGCACTGCTGGATGCGGCAAGAAGCGAGTTAGCTGAGTTTATCGGTGCAGACGCTTCGGAATTGGTATTTGTCCCCAATGCTACAACTGGGGTGAATGCGGTGCTGCGATCGCTCAAATTCAGCAAGGATGACGAGTTGCTGACTACAGATCAAGAATACAACGCTTGTCGCAATGTGCTTGATTTTGTCGCTGCCGAGACGGGTGCGCGGGTGGTGGTGGCAAAAGTGCCTTTCCCGATCGAATCGCCCGATCGAATAATAGAAGCAGTCATGGAAAAGGTGCGATCGCAAACGCGGTTGGTATTATTAGACCACATCACCAGTCAGACAGGCTTGATTTTTCCCATCCAGTCAATAGTACAAAAACTCACCGAACTTGGAATAGATACTCTTATAGATGGTGCCCACGCGCCGGGGATGTTGGCCTTGAACTTGCACCAAATAGGCGCAACCTATTATACAGGCAACTGTCACAAGTGGTTGTGTGCGCCAAAAGGAGCAGCATTTTTGTATGTCCGCCGCGATCGGCAATCCCAGATTCGTCCGATGACCATCAGTCACGGCGCAAATTCTCCACGCACAGACAGATCCCTTTTCCAGCTAGAGTTTGACTGGATGGGAACGGACGATCCCACTGCTTACCTCTGCGTACCGGCAGCAATTAAATTTATGGGATCGCTGCTTGAGGGTGGATGGCCAGAGTTAATGGCACGAAATCGAGCATTAGCACTAGCAGCTAGGCAGACTCTTTGCAAAGCGCTTGGTGTTTCGCCGCCTTGTCCGGATGAGACGATCGCCGCAATGGCAGTTGTACCTTTGCCGGATGCAGTGCCTCATACAGGAAAAGCACCGTTAATCCCCCTGTTGCAAGATGCCCTGTTTAAAAAATTTGGTATTGAAGTACCGGTAGTTCCCTGGCCTACCGCACCAAAGCAGCTGCTTCGCATTTCGGCTCAAATTTATAATACACCAGCACAGTACGAGTATTTGGCTTTGGCGATCGGACAATTAATTGAAGGGTAA